AGGCCATCTCGCTCCCTATTGGGCGGATCGGCTCGGACTGAAGGCCGGCATTCCGATCCCGGTCGGCGCCCTCGACGCACACTGGGACGCTATCGGCGCCGGCTGCCGGGTCGGCGATGTCGTGAACGTGGTCGGCACGTCCACCTGCATCATCGCGATCGCCGAGGATACCAGCCTGATTCAGGGCGTCTGCGGTGTCGTGCCCGGCAGTGTCGATCCCAACCTCGTCGGGATCGAGGCCGGTCTGTCTGCGACCGGCGATATCTTCGAAGCGATCGCCCGGCGCGCCAACACCAGCGTCCAGGAACTCTCCAAGGGCCTGGAGCAGTACCGCGCCGGCCAGACCGGCCTCCTGCGCCTGACCTGGGACAACGGCGACCGCACGGTTCTCGTGAAGGCGGATCTCGGCGGCATCACGCTGGGCTGGAACCTGCTGCACACGGCTCAGGACGAACTATTCGCCGCCATAGAAGGGACTGCCTTCCACACCCGTATCATCCTCGAGCGCATGGTCGAGGGCGGCGTGCCGGTGGAGCGGGTCATCAATGCGGGCGGAATCCCACAGCACAATGCGGTTCTGAACCAGGTCTACGCCAACGTGCTCGGCCGTCCGGTCCTGGTCCCCAACGGGATCCCGACCGGCCTGGGCTCCAGCATCTTCGCGAGCCTCGCCGCCGGATCGCATCCCGATCTCGACAGCGCCCGGACGGCGATCTGCCTTCCTTTCCGGACCTTCGAACCGGACCCGAAGGCGCATGCGGTCTATGAGCAGCTCTTCGCCCATTTCAAGACGCTCTATTTCGGCTTCGGCGGTGTCTCTGGACCCGTTTCCCTGGATCATATATTGCGCGACCTCAAGCGGATCGCGGCTCTCCCCTCGGAGCCGGTTCCGCCCGATGCGATGCCCGCGTAACATCATGCGGATCGCAACGGTCGGGCTCCATGAGTGTCATTGAGGTTTTGTCCGGAGGCTTTTCATGATCCTGGTTTGCGGCGAAGCCCTAATCGATCTCTTTATCGGAGCCCCGGCTCCGACCGGTTTTCCTGCGGAAGCCGTTGCCGGTGGGTCACCCTTCAATGTGGCCATCGGAATAGGCCGCCTCGGACGGCTCGCCGCCTTCCTGTCGACCCTGTCGGACGATGTGTTCGGCACATTCCTGGCGGAGAAGCTCGCCGAATCCGGCGTGAGCGCCGCCTATCTCCAGCGCTGCCCGAACTATACCACCCTCAGCGTGGTCGCGACGAACGCCTCGGGGCAGCCGCGATATTCGTTCTATGCACCCAATTCCGCCGACCGCGCGCTCGCGCCCGAAATGCTCCCGGCCCGGCTGCCTCCTGACGTGAATGCCATTGCGGCGGGGTCCTATGCCCTGGGCGTCGAGCCCATCGCCAGTGCCATCGAGGCGCTCCTTCGCCGCGAGGCGGGGTCACGCGTGATCTCCCTCGATCCCAACGTCCGGCCGCGCGTCGTCGGCGATCTGAAGGCCTATCGCGACCGCTTCGAAGGCTTGCTTGCCTATGCGGACATCGTGAAGGCGAGCGACGAGGATATCGAGCTTCTCTATGCCACCCGCGACCTTGCCTCCGCGGCCCGTGCCTGGCTGGCGCTCGGTCCGAAGCTCGTGATCATCACTCGCGGGGAAAAGGGCCCGCTGGCGGCGTTCGGAGATCGGATCGTGGAGCGCCCCGCTCCAAGGATCGACGTGGTGGATACAGTCGGCGCAGGCGACACCTTCCATGCCGGCCTTCTGTCCTGGCTCGATGCCAACGACCTGCTCACGCCCGGCGCGATGGCCGGGTTGACGGAGGGGCAGGTCACAGAAGCCCTCGATTTCGCAGCCGCAGCGGCGGCCATCGTCTGCACCCGTCGCGGCGCCAATCCGCCCTCCTGGGCGGAGGTCGAACAATTCATGGCGTCACGCGCCTGATCACAACGGAACCTGTCATGATGATGTCCCAGCCCGTCCTCCCTCCCCTTGGCCCGAACTGGCGCTCCAACCGCTTTCATCGGCAATGGCTGCTGGAGCAGGCGAATGCTCTCTTCGATTTCTTCCAGCACGGCATCATCGATCCGGCAGGCGGCTTCTTCGATCTCGACGATACGGGTCGGCCCATCGAGACCGGCAACCCCGTCCGGCAGATCCACAACACAACCCGCATGGTGCATTGCTTCGCCATCGGCACCCTGCTCGGCCGCCCTGGTAGCGACGCTATCGTCGACCATGGCATGAACTACCTCTGGAATACCCACCGGGATGCCCAGCACGGCGGCTATGTCTGGTCGCTGGACAACGACGGACCGAAGGACGACACCAAGCAGGCCTATGGGCACGCCTTCGTCCTGCTCGCCGCCTCAAGCGCGAAGGTGGTGGGACACCCCCTCGCCGACCGCCTGATCCAGGACATCACCCAGGTTCTGGAAGAGAGGTTCTGGGAGGAGCAGCACGGAGCCGTGACGGAGGAATTCTCCCGCGACTGGCAACCCTTGAGCCAGTATCGCGGCCAGAATTCCAACATGCACCTGACGGAAGCACTGATGGCCGCCTTCGAAGCCACGGGCGACAAAGCCTATCTCGACAAGGCCGAGCGGATCGCGAGCCTGGTCATCGGCCGTCACGCTGCCTCCCTCGGCTACCGAGTGGCAGAGCACTTCCATGCGGACTGGAGCCTCGACAAGGAATATCGCGGCTACGATGTGTTCCGCCCCTACGGCACGACCCCGGGCCATTGGCTGGAATGGGCGCGGCTCGTGCTCCAGCTCTGGTCTCTCGGCGGCAAGCGTCATGCCTGGATGCCGGAGGCGGCTCGTGAACTCTTCCGCCAATCCATCGAACTCGGATGGGACAAGGAAAAGGGCGGCTTCTTCTATGCCCTCGACTGGGAGGATAAGCCGCGACTGCCGCAGAAGCTCTGGTGGCCCTGCGCGGAAGCCATCGGCGCGGCGGCTTTCCTGGGTGCCCATGACCCCAGCGATTACCACGAGCAATGGTACCGCACCCTCTGGGGCTTTGCCGACCGGCACCTGATCGACCACAAGCACGGTGGGTGGCGCCCGGAACTGACGGAGGACCTGAAGCCGGGTGCGACCCTCTTCACCGGCAAGCCGGACCTCTACCACGCCCTGCAGGCCTGCTTGATCCCACTCTTCCCGGCGACCGGGAGCCTGACCAGGGTGATCCCGGAGGTGCTCTCTCAAGCCTGACTCAAGTGATGCTCCAGGGCTTTTCTCTGGGGCATGCCTGCCTGGGCGCCTGCCGTCAGGCAGGACAGGGACGCAGCCGCGCAGGCCCGCTCCATGGCCTGCCCGATCTCCAGCCCCTCGGCGAGCCCATGGGCCAGGACACCGACGAAGGTGTCTCCTGCGCCCGTCGTATCGACCGGGACGATAGGGCGCGCGGTGGCATGGATCTGGGCGCCGTCAGGGGTAATGGCATAGGCGCCACGCGATCCCGCCGTGACGATGCAGGTCGGGCCGAAGGAACGGGATAGATCGTATCCTGCCTTGAGATAGTCGTCGCCCGACCGCTCGCCGACAATTTCGGCGATGGCAAGCGCCTCGTGCTCGTTGACGACGAGAACGTCTGTCACGGCCAGGAGTTCGGCAATGGCCGAGCGCTCCTTGACGGCCGGCACCGGGGCGAAATTCCATACGACCTTGACGCCCGACCGGCGCGCCCGCGCGGCGACCTCCAGAGAATCCGCGATCGGCACCTCCATCTGGAGCACAAGAACGGAAGCCCTGGACAGGAGGCTCTCGGGCAGGTCGTCCGAACGCAGCGCCATGTTCGCCCCGCTGGCGACCGTGATGGCGTTCTCCCCGGCCTCGTCGACGGTGATGAAGGCGCAGCCGGTAGGCTCGTCCGTCACCCGGATGGCGCCCACATCCACCCCGTTCTCTTCGAGATTCTTGAGGCAGGCCTCACCGAACGGATCGTTGCCGATCGCCCCGACCATGGCGACCCGGAGCGGCCCGCCTTGACCGATCCGCGCGGCCGCGACGGCCTGGTTGGCGCCCTTGCCGCCGAAGAAGCTGTCGGCCCGGCGGGACAAGACGGTTTCGCCCGGGCGGGCGATCCGCTGGACCCTTGCCACGAGATCCATGTTGATGGAGCCGAAGATGACGATCATGCCACGCTGCCCTTTTTCGAGGCGCCATCCTTACCATCCGTCAGCTGCGATTGGCGAGGGCCGGCCGTTCAGGCTTCCCCTGGAAACGACCTCGCCCGCCATCCACAGCTATTTCCTCCCTCCGTTTCACAGAGGGATTATGCCCGGGAACCAAGCGGGCCGCCTCAACATTTGACTCGCAGGTAGGCGTAGCAGCGGTAAACTGTCATCAGAATCAAAGATAGTTTGCCACTGGCAGATTGAAGAACAGGCTTTGATGGGCAGGCAGGTTGATCCTCACCGTCCGGATCGCGGAAATCCACCGCCCGCAACGACTCGCCCTCGCAAACAACCTTCTCTTGCAAGTTCCCCCA
This region of Microvirga mediterraneensis genomic DNA includes:
- a CDS encoding ribulokinase, encoding MAVVAGVDFGTLSVRVTLVDDRKGPLGLAKAEYPLHRKRENPAYATQAHADHMDALARAMRGALDSAGVKGEDVAALAIDTTGSSVVMVGEGLEPLDEYYLWCDHRAKAEAEEITRLAHREGLEAIQWCGGVYSHEWGFSKLLHWLRNNPDKRDRLVTALEHCDMVAATLTGVTNPRQIKRSVCGMGHKWMWNPRWGGLPPQEFLSKVDPLFDGIREKLAGEYATSDVVAGHLAPYWADRLGLKAGIPIPVGALDAHWDAIGAGCRVGDVVNVVGTSTCIIAIAEDTSLIQGVCGVVPGSVDPNLVGIEAGLSATGDIFEAIARRANTSVQELSKGLEQYRAGQTGLLRLTWDNGDRTVLVKADLGGITLGWNLLHTAQDELFAAIEGTAFHTRIILERMVEGGVPVERVINAGGIPQHNAVLNQVYANVLGRPVLVPNGIPTGLGSSIFASLAAGSHPDLDSARTAICLPFRTFEPDPKAHAVYEQLFAHFKTLYFGFGGVSGPVSLDHILRDLKRIAALPSEPVPPDAMPA
- a CDS encoding carbohydrate kinase family protein → MILVCGEALIDLFIGAPAPTGFPAEAVAGGSPFNVAIGIGRLGRLAAFLSTLSDDVFGTFLAEKLAESGVSAAYLQRCPNYTTLSVVATNASGQPRYSFYAPNSADRALAPEMLPARLPPDVNAIAAGSYALGVEPIASAIEALLRREAGSRVISLDPNVRPRVVGDLKAYRDRFEGLLAYADIVKASDEDIELLYATRDLASAARAWLALGPKLVIITRGEKGPLAAFGDRIVERPAPRIDVVDTVGAGDTFHAGLLSWLDANDLLTPGAMAGLTEGQVTEALDFAAAAAAIVCTRRGANPPSWAEVEQFMASRA
- a CDS encoding AGE family epimerase/isomerase, which translates into the protein MMSQPVLPPLGPNWRSNRFHRQWLLEQANALFDFFQHGIIDPAGGFFDLDDTGRPIETGNPVRQIHNTTRMVHCFAIGTLLGRPGSDAIVDHGMNYLWNTHRDAQHGGYVWSLDNDGPKDDTKQAYGHAFVLLAASSAKVVGHPLADRLIQDITQVLEERFWEEQHGAVTEEFSRDWQPLSQYRGQNSNMHLTEALMAAFEATGDKAYLDKAERIASLVIGRHAASLGYRVAEHFHADWSLDKEYRGYDVFRPYGTTPGHWLEWARLVLQLWSLGGKRHAWMPEAARELFRQSIELGWDKEKGGFFYALDWEDKPRLPQKLWWPCAEAIGAAAFLGAHDPSDYHEQWYRTLWGFADRHLIDHKHGGWRPELTEDLKPGATLFTGKPDLYHALQACLIPLFPATGSLTRVIPEVLSQA
- a CDS encoding ribokinase, which encodes MIVIFGSINMDLVARVQRIARPGETVLSRRADSFFGGKGANQAVAAARIGQGGPLRVAMVGAIGNDPFGEACLKNLEENGVDVGAIRVTDEPTGCAFITVDEAGENAITVASGANMALRSDDLPESLLSRASVLVLQMEVPIADSLEVAARARRSGVKVVWNFAPVPAVKERSAIAELLAVTDVLVVNEHEALAIAEIVGERSGDDYLKAGYDLSRSFGPTCIVTAGSRGAYAITPDGAQIHATARPIVPVDTTGAGDTFVGVLAHGLAEGLEIGQAMERACAAASLSCLTAGAQAGMPQRKALEHHLSQA